A portion of the Citrobacter rodentium NBRC 105723 = DSM 16636 genome contains these proteins:
- the iscR gene encoding Fe-S cluster assembly transcriptional regulator IscR has translation MRLTSKGRYAVTAMLDVALNSEAGPVPLADISERQGISLSYLEQLFSRLRKNGLVSSVRGPGGGYLLGKDAGSIAVGEVISAVDESVDATRCQGKGGCQGGDKCLTHALWRDLSDRLTGFLNNITLGELVNNQEVLDVSGRQHTHDAPRTNRAQDAIDVKLRA, from the coding sequence ATGAGACTGACATCTAAAGGGCGTTATGCCGTGACCGCAATGCTGGACGTTGCGCTCAACTCCGAAGCGGGCCCGGTGCCGTTAGCTGATATTTCTGAACGTCAGGGGATCTCCCTTTCTTATCTGGAACAGCTGTTCTCCCGTTTACGTAAAAATGGCCTGGTGTCCAGCGTACGCGGACCCGGCGGCGGCTATCTGCTGGGTAAAGACGCCGGCAGTATTGCAGTAGGTGAAGTGATCAGCGCTGTTGACGAGTCGGTTGATGCGACCCGTTGCCAGGGCAAAGGCGGCTGCCAGGGCGGCGATAAATGCCTGACCCACGCGCTGTGGCGCGATCTGAGCGACCGTCTGACCGGTTTTCTCAATAACATTACGTTAGGCGAACTGGTGAATAACCAGGAAGTTCTGGATGTGTCTGGTCGTCAGCATACCCACGACGCGCCGCGCACGAATCGCGCTCAAGACGCGATCGACGTTAAGTTACGCGCGTAG
- a CDS encoding DUF1007 family protein — protein sequence MSLVKRSTLLLLLVSMTFTAGAHPHSFIRLKTEVISENDRLVALKMRWTMDELTSADLLYDAGDAKPGSEVWKKLAAEVMANVLGQHYFTEMWHNGQRVKFKNRPAEYGMAREALQAVLTFTLPLAEPQPLSGQTFTFSTFDPSYYVDMSYEEDRDAALSPAMKKQCDIALHTPTPSEESLSFARSLDKEDAPPEDMELGKQFAQKVTVTCR from the coding sequence ATGTCACTGGTTAAACGCAGTACGTTGTTATTACTGCTCGTCTCGATGACGTTTACGGCGGGCGCGCATCCTCATAGCTTTATCCGCCTGAAAACGGAAGTCATCAGTGAGAATGACCGCCTGGTGGCGCTAAAGATGCGCTGGACCATGGATGAGCTCACCTCAGCCGATCTGCTCTATGACGCAGGAGACGCGAAACCCGGTTCAGAGGTCTGGAAGAAGCTGGCGGCGGAGGTGATGGCGAACGTGCTGGGACAGCACTATTTCACCGAAATGTGGCACAACGGGCAGCGGGTGAAATTTAAAAATCGTCCTGCGGAATACGGTATGGCGCGTGAAGCGCTTCAGGCCGTGCTGACTTTTACCCTGCCTCTGGCCGAACCGCAGCCGCTCAGCGGACAAACCTTTACCTTTTCCACTTTTGATCCCTCTTACTATGTCGATATGAGCTATGAGGAAGACCGCGACGCCGCGCTCTCTCCGGCGATGAAAAAGCAGTGTGATATTGCGCTGCATACCCCGACGCCGAGCGAAGAGTCACTGAGCTTTGCCCGGTCGCTGGATAAAGAGGACGCGCCGCCGGAAGATATGGAGCTGGGTAAACAATTTGCGCAGAAGGTCACCGTGACATGTCGCTAA
- the suhB gene encoding inositol-1-monophosphatase — MHPMLTIAVRAARKAGNVIAKHYETPDSVETSQKGSNDFVTNVDKAAEAIIIETIRKSYPQHTIITEESGEHEGTDQDVQWVIDPLDGTTNFVKRLPHFAVSIAVRIKGRTEVAVVYDPMRNELFTATRGQGAQLNGYRLRGSNARDLDGTIIATGFPFKAKPHATSYMNILGKMFTECADFRRTGSAALDLAYVAAARVDGYFEIGLRPWDFAAGELIAREAGALVCDFTGGHNYMTTGNIVAGNPRVVKAMLANMRDELSDALKR; from the coding sequence ATGCATCCGATGCTGACCATCGCCGTGCGCGCAGCGCGCAAGGCGGGTAATGTAATTGCCAAACACTACGAAACGCCCGACTCAGTAGAAACCAGCCAGAAAGGCAGCAATGATTTTGTGACTAACGTCGATAAAGCCGCCGAAGCGATTATTATCGAAACGATCCGCAAATCTTACCCTCAGCACACCATCATCACCGAAGAAAGCGGTGAACATGAAGGGACCGATCAGGATGTTCAATGGGTTATCGATCCACTGGATGGCACCACCAACTTCGTAAAACGCCTGCCGCACTTCGCGGTGTCTATCGCCGTGCGCATTAAGGGCCGTACCGAAGTGGCCGTTGTTTACGATCCTATGCGTAATGAGCTGTTCACCGCTACCCGCGGTCAGGGCGCGCAGCTGAACGGCTACCGTCTGCGCGGCAGCAACGCGCGCGATCTGGACGGCACTATTATCGCCACTGGCTTCCCGTTCAAAGCTAAACCGCACGCCACCTCTTACATGAATATTCTCGGTAAAATGTTTACCGAATGCGCCGACTTCCGTCGCACCGGCTCCGCCGCGCTGGACCTGGCCTATGTTGCCGCTGCGCGCGTTGACGGCTATTTCGAAATCGGCCTGCGCCCGTGGGATTTCGCCGCAGGCGAACTGATTGCCCGTGAAGCTGGCGCGCTGGTGTGCGACTTTACCGGCGGTCATAACTATATGACGACCGGCAACATCGTGGCGGGCAACCCGCGCGTGGTGAAAGCGATGCTGGCAAACATGCGTGACGAACTGAGCGACGCGCTGAAGCGTTAA
- a CDS encoding autoinducer 2 ABC transporter substrate-binding protein — protein sequence MKFKLALLSATLASACMLSGTSFAAEKYEIAVVAKVTGIPWFNRMETGVNEAAKKLDVNAYQTGPSTPDPAQQVKVIEDLIAKNVNAIIVVPNDAKVLEPVLKKARDKGIVVLTHESPDQQIGQWDIETIDSEKYAQANVDELAKSMGGKGGYAIYVGSLTVPLHNAWADYAIKYQKEKYPEMFEVTSRLPVAESIDKSYATTLDLMKTYPQMKGVIGFGSLGPIGAGQAVQKKRAKDKIAVVGIAMPAQAAPYLMRGDIKKALLWDPKDAGYALVTVADQLLQGKEVTPDLAIDGLGKADVDMEKKVIRFNKILEVTKDNAQSLGF from the coding sequence ATGAAATTCAAACTCGCATTACTCAGTGCAACCCTGGCTTCTGCATGCATGTTGTCCGGCACGTCCTTTGCGGCAGAAAAATATGAAATCGCTGTAGTGGCAAAAGTGACGGGGATTCCGTGGTTCAACCGCATGGAAACCGGCGTCAATGAGGCGGCTAAAAAGCTGGACGTTAACGCGTACCAGACCGGACCGTCCACGCCCGATCCGGCCCAGCAGGTGAAGGTAATTGAAGATCTGATAGCCAAAAACGTTAACGCGATCATCGTGGTGCCCAATGACGCGAAGGTGCTTGAACCGGTACTGAAGAAAGCGCGCGATAAGGGCATTGTCGTTCTGACCCATGAATCACCGGACCAGCAGATCGGTCAGTGGGATATTGAAACTATCGACAGTGAGAAGTACGCGCAGGCCAACGTTGACGAGCTGGCGAAAAGCATGGGCGGCAAAGGCGGCTACGCCATTTACGTCGGGTCGCTGACCGTGCCGCTGCATAACGCCTGGGCCGACTACGCCATTAAGTATCAGAAAGAAAAATATCCGGAGATGTTCGAAGTTACCTCGCGTCTGCCGGTGGCGGAAAGCATCGACAAATCCTACGCCACGACGCTGGATCTGATGAAAACCTATCCGCAGATGAAAGGGGTTATCGGCTTTGGCTCACTGGGTCCGATCGGCGCCGGTCAGGCGGTACAGAAAAAGCGGGCGAAAGATAAAATCGCCGTCGTGGGTATCGCCATGCCCGCTCAGGCCGCGCCGTATCTGATGCGTGGAGACATCAAAAAAGCGTTGCTGTGGGATCCGAAAGACGCCGGTTATGCGCTGGTAACGGTCGCCGATCAACTGCTGCAGGGCAAAGAGGTGACGCCGGATCTGGCCATCGATGGTTTAGGGAAAGCCGATGTCGACATGGAGAAGAAAGTGATCCGCTTTAACAAGATCCTCGAAGTCACCAAAGACAACGCACAATCGCTCGGTTTCTAA
- a CDS encoding nickel/cobalt transporter, with protein MSLISQNSVRTRRWSALWPLALFMLLAAVGGVWLWQAWPQVMVKSIVWQREVNQQMSALLKAVAANPAQAGGSLLLFSFVYGVLHALGPGHGKVVIATWLATHPSKLKSAIGLTLASSLLQGLVAIELVVLVLGLLHLPARQLHQSSFWLEKGSYALVGVLGLLLCWRAVKKLRALLRKPGFTAFTPHHTHHANCGCGHQHLPDPEQLKSGDDWRARLMIMLSMGMRPCSGAIMVLLFSKVIGVFYWGMASALAMAAGTSLTITSLALLVHSFRTLAVRLSGSKTPALWRQVGWSTLALAGGAFLIIAAVVMWASAAPVGRGLRPF; from the coding sequence ATGTCGCTAATTTCACAGAATTCTGTACGCACGCGACGCTGGAGCGCCCTCTGGCCGCTGGCGCTGTTTATGCTGCTGGCCGCCGTCGGCGGCGTCTGGCTGTGGCAGGCGTGGCCGCAGGTGATGGTCAAGAGCATTGTCTGGCAGCGGGAGGTCAATCAGCAGATGAGCGCGCTGCTGAAAGCCGTTGCGGCGAATCCGGCGCAGGCGGGCGGTTCGCTGCTGCTGTTCAGTTTTGTCTATGGCGTGCTGCATGCGCTGGGGCCAGGGCATGGCAAGGTGGTGATCGCGACCTGGCTGGCGACCCATCCGTCGAAGCTGAAATCGGCTATTGGCCTGACGCTGGCCTCTTCGCTGTTGCAGGGGCTGGTGGCGATAGAGCTGGTAGTGCTGGTGCTGGGCTTATTACACCTTCCGGCAAGGCAGTTGCATCAGAGCAGCTTCTGGCTGGAAAAGGGCAGCTACGCGCTGGTGGGCGTGCTGGGCCTGCTGCTCTGCTGGCGGGCGGTGAAAAAACTGCGCGCGCTGCTGCGAAAGCCCGGATTCACCGCCTTCACGCCGCATCATACGCATCATGCTAACTGCGGCTGCGGGCATCAGCACCTGCCGGATCCGGAGCAGCTTAAAAGCGGCGACGACTGGCGCGCGCGGCTGATGATTATGCTGTCGATGGGGATGCGCCCCTGTTCCGGCGCGATTATGGTGCTGCTGTTCAGCAAAGTGATCGGCGTTTTTTACTGGGGAATGGCTTCGGCGCTGGCGATGGCGGCGGGCACCTCGCTGACCATTACGTCGCTGGCGCTGCTGGTGCATAGCTTCCGCACGCTGGCGGTCAGACTGAGCGGCAGTAAAACGCCGGCGCTGTGGCGTCAGGTAGGCTGGTCGACGCTGGCGTTAGCCGGAGGCGCTTTCTTAATCATTGCGGCGGTGGTGATGTGGGCGAGTGCGGCGCCAGTGGGAAGGGGGTTAAGACCGTTTTAA
- the trmJ gene encoding tRNA (cytosine(32)/uridine(32)-2'-O)-methyltransferase TrmJ has translation MLQNIRIVLVETSHTGNMGSVARAMKTMGLTNLWLVNPLVKPDSQAIALAAGASDVIGNAQIVDTLDDALAGCSLVVGTSARSRTLPWPMLDPRECGLKSVAEAANTPVALVFGRERVGLTNDELQKCHYHVAIAANPEYSSLNLAMAVQVIAYEVRMAWLATQENPDAAAHEETPYPLVDDLERFYGHLEQTLLATGFIRENHPGQVMNKLRRLFTRARPESQELNILRGMLASIEQLKKEKP, from the coding sequence ATGCTGCAAAACATACGAATCGTACTGGTTGAGACGTCTCATACCGGCAATATGGGCTCCGTTGCCCGCGCAATGAAAACAATGGGGTTAACCAACCTGTGGCTGGTCAATCCGCTGGTGAAGCCGGATTCGCAGGCGATCGCGCTGGCGGCCGGGGCCAGCGATGTGATTGGCAATGCGCAGATTGTCGATACCCTCGACGACGCGCTGGCCGGATGCAGCCTCGTGGTCGGCACCAGCGCGCGCTCGCGCACCCTGCCGTGGCCGATGCTCGATCCGCGCGAATGCGGTCTGAAAAGCGTGGCAGAAGCGGCAAATACCCCGGTGGCGCTGGTGTTTGGCCGTGAGCGCGTGGGGCTGACCAATGACGAGTTGCAGAAATGCCATTACCACGTCGCGATTGCCGCTAATCCGGAATACAGCTCGCTGAATCTGGCGATGGCGGTGCAGGTGATCGCTTATGAAGTGCGCATGGCCTGGCTGGCGACGCAGGAGAACCCGGACGCCGCAGCGCATGAAGAGACGCCGTACCCGCTGGTCGACGATCTGGAGCGTTTTTACGGTCATCTTGAGCAGACGCTGCTCGCCACGGGATTCATTCGTGAAAACCATCCGGGGCAGGTGATGAATAAATTGCGCCGTCTGTTTACCCGTGCGCGTCCTGAAAGTCAGGAACTGAATATTCTGCGCGGGATGCTGGCGTCGATTGAGCAGTTAAAGAAAGAGAAGCCGTAG